One genomic region from Saprospiraceae bacterium encodes:
- a CDS encoding OsmC family protein, giving the protein MITSTVYYEGGLHATAIHVRSGKSIETDAPVDNQGKGEAFSPTDLLATSLASCALTTMGIVGNKNNINIDGAAAEIIKHMASDPRRVSKIEMTIQMPKDKSYSDAEKELMERTALTCPVARSLHPDLIQEIRVHW; this is encoded by the coding sequence ATGATTACTTCTACCGTGTACTACGAAGGTGGCCTCCACGCCACAGCGATCCATGTGCGATCCGGCAAATCTATCGAGACAGATGCTCCTGTCGACAATCAGGGCAAAGGGGAAGCCTTTTCTCCCACCGATTTATTGGCGACCTCTCTCGCTAGCTGTGCATTGACTACGATGGGTATCGTGGGTAATAAAAACAATATCAATATAGATGGAGCTGCTGCCGAGATCATCAAGCACATGGCCTCTGATCCACGAAGGGTCAGCAAGATAGAGATGACCATCCAGATGCCCAAAGACAAATCTTACAGCGATGCTGAAAAAGAATTGATGGAGCGTACAGCTTTGACCTGTCCGGTGGCCAGGAGCTTGCATCCTGATTTGATCCAGGAGATTAGAGTACATTGGTAA
- a CDS encoding nucleotidyltransferase substrate binding protein: MQENKDVRWKQRFENFEKAFFRLKEAIELKEPSELERNGIVQRFEFTIEVAWKTLKDFLEEKEFNFKPSPKETIRLAQQSGYINYAQELMDGLELRNELSHDYSGQKFLQLEYQLRTSIYPVIEKLYFFLKSEL, encoded by the coding sequence ATGCAGGAGAATAAAGATGTAAGATGGAAGCAACGATTTGAGAATTTTGAAAAAGCATTTTTTAGGCTGAAAGAAGCTATTGAGTTAAAAGAACCTTCTGAATTGGAAAGAAATGGAATAGTCCAAAGGTTTGAATTCACAATCGAAGTTGCCTGGAAGACTCTAAAAGACTTTTTGGAAGAAAAGGAATTTAATTTCAAACCCTCCCCAAAAGAAACTATTCGACTTGCCCAGCAAAGTGGTTATATCAATTATGCCCAGGAATTAATGGATGGATTGGAACTTAGAAACGAATTATCACATGATTACAGCGGTCAAAAATTTCTACAATTAGAGTATCAATTAAGAACCAGTATTTACCCGGTAATTGAAAAACTTTATTTCTTTTTAAAATCAGAATTATAA
- a CDS encoding nucleotidyltransferase domain-containing protein, which produces MDTGLSQRDKLTINDILSKYSEIKAVRLFGSRAKGNFKPGSDIDLVIMNKQVDSITILRLLSDFEESALPYFVDVIHYPSLQDSSLKEHIDRISIPFYSNQHFSQSPT; this is translated from the coding sequence ATGGACACAGGGCTATCTCAAAGGGACAAACTTACAATAAATGATATATTGAGTAAATACTCTGAAATTAAGGCTGTTCGTTTGTTTGGCAGCCGAGCAAAGGGAAATTTTAAACCTGGCAGTGATATTGATTTGGTCATTATGAATAAGCAGGTTGATTCAATAACGATCCTCCGCTTATTATCAGATTTTGAAGAAAGTGCACTGCCCTATTTTGTGGATGTGATACATTATCCTTCTCTGCAAGACAGCTCCTTGAAGGAGCATATTGACCGAATAAGCATTCCATTTTATAGCAATCAGCATTTCTCGCAATCTCCTACCTAA
- a CDS encoding 3-phosphoshikimate 1-carboxyvinyltransferase — protein sequence MSVHKIKIHFKNPSIKGDIHLDGSKSISNRALIMQALSKVADIKLDHLSTSKDTNLMQSLLDASDEVLDAGAAGTTFRFLTAYLAIQNRSVILTGSERMKQRPIGELANTLNDMGANIEYLEKQGYPPLKFHPVDLTTFKRKISIKSTISSQYITALLMIGPSLPNGLELTMIGEVISRPYIDMTLAMMRHFGIASDWVDDKITIEPQSYQANHLFVEGDWSAASYYYSLAAIAEHADLRLYGVTQQSLQGDAAIADIGRLFNVHTTYHSDHVHLIKTNDPLPDHIEWDFIKCPDLAQTVLAMCAATGMTGIFTGLQTLRIKETDRIAAMKTELKKVHVPFYQLPAKMSKISGLEYYMIEGQTTYKDTPVFKTYEDHRMAMCLAPLALQHPIEIEDPEVVSKSYYEYWKDLEVLGLEINEGPKGTNFH from the coding sequence ATGAGTGTTCATAAAATCAAAATACATTTTAAAAACCCATCCATCAAAGGGGATATCCATCTCGATGGGTCCAAGAGTATCAGTAATCGTGCTCTGATCATGCAGGCACTTTCTAAAGTAGCTGATATCAAGCTGGACCACCTGTCTACATCCAAAGACACTAACTTGATGCAATCGCTATTAGACGCTTCGGATGAAGTATTAGATGCCGGAGCAGCAGGTACGACATTTAGATTTTTGACTGCTTACCTGGCCATCCAAAATCGATCCGTGATACTCACTGGCTCTGAAAGGATGAAACAACGGCCTATTGGAGAACTGGCCAATACACTCAATGATATGGGTGCAAACATTGAATATCTCGAAAAACAGGGATATCCACCGCTGAAATTTCATCCTGTAGACCTAACCACTTTCAAAAGAAAAATCTCCATTAAATCCACCATCAGTAGTCAGTATATCACAGCTTTGCTTATGATCGGCCCTTCGCTGCCCAATGGATTAGAACTCACCATGATCGGAGAAGTCATCTCCAGGCCATATATCGACATGACTTTAGCCATGATGCGGCATTTCGGTATCGCCAGCGACTGGGTCGATGACAAGATCACGATAGAACCCCAATCTTATCAAGCCAATCATCTATTTGTAGAAGGTGACTGGTCGGCGGCGTCTTATTATTACAGCCTGGCTGCTATCGCTGAACATGCTGATCTAAGATTGTATGGCGTCACCCAACAAAGTCTCCAGGGCGATGCTGCTATCGCTGATATCGGCAGACTGTTTAATGTGCATACTACGTATCATTCAGATCACGTACATCTTATTAAAACAAATGACCCGCTTCCAGACCATATCGAATGGGATTTTATCAAATGCCCTGACCTCGCCCAGACCGTATTGGCTATGTGCGCTGCAACTGGTATGACCGGCATTTTTACCGGCCTGCAAACACTGCGTATCAAAGAGACTGACCGCATAGCAGCGATGAAAACAGAACTCAAAAAAGTGCATGTGCCCTTCTATCAATTACCGGCTAAAATGTCCAAGATCAGCGGTCTCGAATATTATATGATCGAAGGCCAAACAACATATAAAGATACGCCTGTCTTTAAAACATATGAAGATCATCGCATGGCCATGTGCCTGGCTCCCCTCGCATTACAACATCCGATAGAAATCGAAGATCCTGAGGTCGTATCAAAGTCTTATTATGAGTATTGGAAGGATTTGGAGGTCTTAGGGCTGGAGATAAACGAAGGGCCGAAAGGCACCAACTTCCATTAA
- a CDS encoding MGMT family protein — MTSTNSYFELVYEVTRNIPKGRVTNYGAIADFLSLGSARMVGWALNQCHGMPDVPAHRVVNRLGELSGRSHFKPPSAMASRLRKEGVKVKEDKVVDFELILWHPREMNLE; from the coding sequence ATGACATCTACCAACTCCTATTTCGAACTTGTATACGAAGTCACCCGCAATATCCCCAAAGGCCGGGTGACCAACTATGGAGCAATCGCTGATTTTCTTTCACTTGGGTCTGCTCGTATGGTCGGCTGGGCGCTCAATCAATGTCATGGTATGCCGGATGTGCCAGCCCACCGGGTCGTCAATCGATTGGGTGAACTGAGTGGACGATCCCATTTTAAGCCGCCATCAGCTATGGCATCCAGGTTGCGCAAAGAAGGGGTGAAAGTCAAGGAAGATAAGGTCGTGGATTTTGAGTTGATCCTCTGGCACCCAAGAGAAATGAATTTGGAGTGA
- a CDS encoding O-antigen ligase family protein — protein MISCRHYLIISKIDFQKAWFPLLVFLSALVSVLTHEWSCMLIAVGVLFVWASNQYIPLIYLLLLAVIPFSTEMELPGGFSTDFPDEPLMWWLFGLGMVYLVMNPEKIRSMIKHPLTLVLFFHWTWIFLVSLSSQDVMVSVKYWASKSWYIFVFYFLAYIILKNEKRWMQFVWCSILSATVTVLIIEYRHALTGFSFSAINTLVNPFYRNHVNYACLLACIFPYLWPAWKKFEQKPIFRMGLGGIAVTLLAGIIFSYTRAAYLALFSILIIYPILKFKLLRITAMITVVASIVVLIYFLSANRYLELAPDYNQAISHTDFGSLLQATPKGKDISTMERLYRWVAGTRMVGERYFVGFGPGNFHNFYDSYTLKQFATYVSENKDRSGIHNYYLMTAVEQGIPGLLLFLVVLYFYFQTAQNVLTRISLRLRPWAIASIWSMGVILSILLFNDMIETDKVGSYFFINMAILVRLNRMTDQD, from the coding sequence TTGATATCATGCAGGCATTATCTTATTATATCCAAGATCGACTTTCAAAAAGCCTGGTTTCCTTTGTTGGTTTTTCTGTCCGCTTTGGTGAGTGTATTGACCCACGAGTGGAGTTGTATGTTGATCGCAGTTGGGGTACTTTTTGTATGGGCAAGCAATCAATATATTCCATTGATCTATTTATTGCTGCTCGCTGTCATTCCATTTAGTACAGAAATGGAGCTGCCTGGAGGATTTTCGACTGACTTTCCGGACGAACCATTGATGTGGTGGCTGTTTGGCCTTGGAATGGTATACCTGGTAATGAATCCTGAAAAAATCCGGTCGATGATTAAACATCCATTGACCCTCGTTTTGTTTTTTCACTGGACCTGGATTTTTTTGGTGAGTTTAAGCAGCCAGGATGTAATGGTTTCGGTCAAATATTGGGCATCAAAATCATGGTACATTTTTGTGTTTTATTTTCTGGCCTATATCATTCTTAAAAATGAAAAGCGATGGATGCAATTTGTATGGTGCTCCATCCTTAGTGCCACGGTCACTGTGCTGATCATTGAATACCGGCATGCGTTGACAGGGTTTTCATTTAGCGCTATCAATACCCTGGTCAATCCTTTTTACCGTAATCATGTCAACTATGCCTGTTTATTGGCTTGTATTTTCCCTTATTTGTGGCCCGCCTGGAAAAAATTTGAGCAAAAACCAATTTTTAGGATGGGGCTAGGAGGGATAGCGGTCACCCTGCTAGCAGGCATCATATTCTCATATACCCGCGCTGCTTACCTTGCTTTGTTTAGCATCCTGATTATTTACCCAATATTAAAATTTAAACTGCTTCGTATCACAGCCATGATCACTGTAGTGGCATCGATCGTGGTATTGATCTATTTTCTTTCTGCCAATCGATATTTGGAACTTGCCCCAGATTATAATCAGGCGATTTCGCACACAGATTTCGGTTCTCTTTTGCAGGCCACACCAAAGGGAAAAGACATCTCTACTATGGAGCGTCTGTATCGTTGGGTTGCAGGCACCAGGATGGTCGGTGAGCGGTATTTCGTTGGTTTTGGGCCAGGCAATTTTCATAATTTTTATGATTCATATACCCTAAAGCAGTTTGCAACATATGTCAGTGAAAACAAAGACCGAAGTGGCATCCACAATTATTATCTGATGACTGCCGTGGAGCAGGGTATACCGGGATTGCTATTGTTTTTAGTAGTACTTTATTTTTATTTCCAGACTGCTCAAAATGTATTGACCAGGATTTCGCTGAGGCTCCGGCCCTGGGCTATCGCTTCGATCTGGTCTATGGGAGTGATTCTGAGTATCCTGTTGTTTAATGACATGATAGAAACCGACAAAGTAGGATCTTATTTTTTTATAAATATGGCTATATTAGTCCGACTTAACAGAATGACGGATCAAGATTGA
- a CDS encoding polysaccharide biosynthesis C-terminal domain-containing protein, which translates to MAHYKRELIINVTFLILANLLIKPYYIFFVERKIQNQVGTAAWGAYFTLFSLSMLPQIILDLGLTSYINQRLSGHRDQLHMIWKDTAWVKPILALIFAVIFLLICYVGGYFLTYRTWILWITLNQVLISMILFLRAYISGLGHYRLDSAFSVADKFLFILLFSLWAWTGTITSIDTFLWIQTVSLGVPLILGTAWLLMRTGISFKRLDFGQTLNILKQSLPFAGIFVLMVLYCRMEPVWIGWLRPDGAYQAGIYAAGYRLLDAANMMGFLFAGILLPMFSHTISLGDKKEYQSVFDLSWNLMISLSVLICFPIINHHTFIMAQLYTDSYPGILPILMICLIPLTINYLLSTILTAAGRVVMMNYFFLISIGVSIVGHMLLTPTMGAGGAAIVLLITQVVTSFLLSYLVEKEKLITLTGGIHLLVLVKAIALGLLSGWLVSLLIDHPVLSLITHMVALLLALAWFNVLPWQALIRLIFKK; encoded by the coding sequence ATGGCCCATTACAAACGTGAACTCATCATCAATGTGACCTTTTTGATCCTGGCCAATCTTTTGATCAAGCCCTATTATATCTTTTTTGTCGAACGAAAAATTCAAAATCAGGTGGGCACTGCTGCCTGGGGCGCTTATTTTACACTGTTCTCCCTGTCTATGTTGCCCCAGATCATCCTGGATCTCGGGCTCACTTCATATATCAATCAAAGATTGTCAGGACATCGGGACCAGCTCCATATGATTTGGAAAGATACTGCCTGGGTCAAACCAATACTGGCTTTGATTTTTGCCGTGATATTTTTATTGATATGTTACGTAGGAGGATATTTTTTGACTTACCGTACCTGGATTCTTTGGATCACCCTCAACCAGGTGCTGATCTCTATGATATTATTTCTTCGGGCTTATATCTCCGGACTTGGACATTATAGATTGGACAGTGCTTTTTCGGTTGCAGATAAGTTTTTATTTATCCTTCTTTTTTCCCTATGGGCATGGACGGGTACTATCACAAGCATCGATACTTTTTTGTGGATTCAGACGGTTTCGCTGGGAGTGCCGCTGATATTGGGAACAGCCTGGTTATTGATGCGTACTGGAATTTCATTCAAAAGACTAGACTTCGGGCAGACCCTGAATATTCTGAAGCAAAGTCTGCCTTTTGCAGGAATCTTTGTGTTGATGGTTTTATACTGCCGGATGGAACCTGTCTGGATCGGCTGGTTGAGACCCGATGGTGCTTACCAGGCAGGTATCTATGCAGCAGGATATCGCCTTCTGGATGCTGCCAATATGATGGGATTTTTATTTGCCGGAATATTGTTGCCGATGTTTTCACACACCATCAGTCTGGGAGATAAAAAGGAATATCAATCCGTTTTTGATCTCTCCTGGAATCTGATGATCTCTCTTTCCGTATTGATTTGTTTCCCCATCATAAATCATCATACTTTTATCATGGCTCAACTTTATACGGATAGTTATCCCGGGATTCTGCCTATTTTGATGATATGCCTTATTCCACTGACTATTAATTATCTATTGAGTACTATACTTACGGCAGCAGGCAGAGTGGTCATGATGAATTATTTCTTTCTGATTTCGATAGGAGTGAGTATAGTGGGTCATATGCTCCTGACCCCCACGATGGGTGCAGGTGGAGCAGCTATTGTTTTGTTGATCACCCAGGTCGTAACTAGTTTTCTGCTTTCCTACCTGGTGGAAAAGGAAAAATTAATCACACTTACCGGAGGCATTCATTTACTCGTTTTGGTTAAAGCGATAGCATTGGGGCTGCTGTCAGGTTGGTTGGTGTCTTTGTTGATTGATCATCCGGTTCTGAGCCTGATTACGCATATGGTAGCATTATTATTGGCATTGGCCTGGTTTAATGTTTTGCCGTGGCAGGCTCTGATCCGCCTGATTTTTAAAAAATAG
- a CDS encoding SMP-30/gluconolactonase/LRE family protein, with amino-acid sequence MALMLVSGYNQDALNNDIVVAKGATPHLIASNFSFTEGPAADAKGNVYFTDQPNDRIMLWKTDGTLTEYMKGAGRSNGLFFDKKGNLMSCADEHNQLWQIDQNKNVTVLIKDFEGKRLNGPNDLWIHPGGGIYFTDPFYKRDYWDHSTQEITQQRVYYFDPMQNKIKIVADDMVRPNGIIGTHDGKTLYVADIGGQKTYVYQINSDGSLSGKKLFYELGSDGMTIDKKGNVYLTGKGVTVVDHTGHKIAQIPIDAPWTANVTFGGKNRKTLFITASKSVYTLDMKVKGVK; translated from the coding sequence ATGGCATTGATGCTTGTCTCAGGATATAACCAGGATGCATTAAACAATGATATCGTGGTGGCCAAAGGAGCTACTCCACATTTGATAGCATCCAATTTTAGTTTTACTGAAGGTCCGGCTGCTGATGCCAAAGGCAATGTATATTTTACAGACCAACCTAATGATCGCATCATGTTATGGAAGACCGATGGTACCCTGACAGAATATATGAAAGGTGCCGGCAGATCCAATGGACTATTTTTTGACAAAAAAGGAAATTTAATGTCTTGCGCAGACGAGCACAATCAACTCTGGCAGATCGATCAAAATAAAAATGTAACAGTACTGATCAAAGATTTTGAAGGAAAAAGGTTGAATGGCCCAAACGATCTATGGATTCATCCTGGTGGAGGGATTTATTTTACAGATCCATTTTATAAACGCGATTATTGGGACCACAGTACGCAGGAAATCACTCAGCAAAGAGTTTATTACTTTGATCCCATGCAAAACAAAATAAAGATTGTAGCAGATGATATGGTTCGTCCAAATGGCATCATTGGAACGCATGACGGTAAAACTTTATATGTAGCGGATATTGGAGGTCAGAAGACCTATGTATATCAGATCAATTCGGATGGATCACTCTCCGGCAAAAAGTTATTTTATGAGCTGGGTTCTGATGGCATGACTATAGATAAAAAAGGCAATGTATACCTCACAGGCAAAGGCGTGACGGTCGTAGATCATACCGGGCATAAAATAGCCCAGATCCCCATTGATGCTCCATGGACCGCCAATGTCACCTTCGGTGGTAAAAACAGAAAAACACTCTTTATCACCGCCTCCAAATCAGTATATACACTGGATATGAAAGTGAAAGGGGTAAAATGA
- a CDS encoding NAD(P)H-dependent oxidoreductase encodes MFEVLYPDSMSVKTILAICGSTRTQSTNLHLINAIRSIFAHRLNVQVFTSLAELPQFNPDEDHENPPSFIILFRQLLRSVDGILICTPEYAMGVPGSLKNAIDWTVSSCEFSHKPTALITASSMGQTGHESMLATLKIIEANITDDTQLLIPYAKTKIKADGISDEVTARQVTHLIHSFIDILD; translated from the coding sequence ATGTTTGAAGTATTATATCCTGATTCCATGTCTGTTAAAACTATCCTGGCTATCTGTGGCTCTACGCGCACGCAATCAACCAATCTCCATTTGATTAATGCTATCCGAAGCATATTTGCGCACCGATTAAATGTTCAGGTTTTCACTTCGCTTGCTGAGCTGCCGCAGTTCAATCCGGATGAAGACCATGAGAATCCGCCTTCTTTTATCATATTATTTCGTCAGTTACTGAGATCGGTTGATGGTATACTGATCTGCACGCCGGAGTATGCGATGGGTGTACCGGGCAGCCTTAAAAACGCCATTGACTGGACCGTATCCTCCTGCGAGTTTTCACATAAACCAACTGCTTTGATCACTGCCTCCTCCATGGGTCAAACAGGTCATGAGTCCATGCTGGCAACCTTAAAAATCATTGAAGCGAATATCACCGACGATACTCAACTGCTCATACCCTATGCAAAGACCAAGATCAAAGCCGATGGTATCTCTGATGAAGTGACAGCACGACAAGTCACTCATTTAATTCATTCTTTTATCGACATTTTGGATTAA
- a CDS encoding outer membrane beta-barrel protein, giving the protein MSKFSFILFFSVAGLALYAQPQKGFEAGPWLGAAHYFGDLNTTYQIDKPGAEGSLALRYNVNQRIAAMAKVSAMRLAGDDFKSTNAFERDRNLSFFTNLFEVSAQIEFNFFPYKHGDKEHYMTPYLFVGASAYHFDPKTRYNGAVVRLQPLGTEGQAIGKEYPLFQPALLYGVGFKYDLSPAWSLNIEINARTLYTDYLDDVSSVYPSPDQLAGRDPLTSILSNRSLTPNIEPGRQRGDRRETDGFGMLTVGLMYFFNPLPCPKISK; this is encoded by the coding sequence ATGTCAAAATTTTCGTTCATTCTTTTCTTTTCGGTGGCTGGATTGGCATTGTATGCGCAGCCTCAGAAAGGTTTTGAAGCGGGTCCCTGGTTGGGGGCGGCCCATTATTTTGGCGATCTCAATACTACTTATCAAATCGATAAACCCGGAGCAGAAGGTAGCTTAGCCCTCCGATACAATGTCAATCAACGCATCGCGGCCATGGCTAAAGTATCTGCCATGAGACTGGCTGGGGATGATTTTAAATCGACCAATGCCTTTGAACGTGATCGCAATCTTAGTTTTTTTACCAATCTATTTGAAGTCAGTGCACAGATCGAGTTTAATTTTTTCCCTTATAAACATGGAGACAAAGAGCATTATATGACTCCTTATTTGTTTGTTGGCGCCTCTGCATATCATTTCGATCCTAAAACCAGATACAATGGAGCAGTGGTCCGTCTACAACCCTTAGGCACAGAAGGTCAGGCTATTGGTAAGGAATACCCCCTGTTCCAACCGGCTTTATTATATGGTGTAGGCTTCAAATATGACCTCAGTCCCGCCTGGAGTCTTAATATTGAAATCAATGCCCGTACCCTCTACACAGATTACCTCGATGATGTCAGTAGTGTATACCCTTCTCCTGACCAATTGGCTGGGCGGGATCCACTCACCTCTATTCTGAGCAATAGAAGCCTTACTCCTAATATCGAGCCCGGCCGCCAGCGAGGTGATCGTCGCGAAACGGATGGTTTCGGCATGCTGACGGTAGGTCTGATGTATTTTTTTAATCCTCTGCCTTGTCCTAAAATATCTAAGTAA
- a CDS encoding TetR/AcrR family transcriptional regulator: MGIPDRKEREKQELRDLILKEARALFLEEGFEKTSLRKIAERIEYSPTTIYLYFKDKNELFLALHEESFQRFFSALSSVASVPDPFERLTALGRAYIEYGINNPEEYDLKFLLKAPLEALQFRHEVWCDGLKAFELVKSMVQDCKDHGYFKPDLSVEATATMLWAQVHGLVTLYLRDRLEMFENKDIKRIVEESYDAFIKFLKCYR; this comes from the coding sequence ATGGGTATACCCGATAGAAAAGAAAGAGAAAAACAAGAACTGAGGGATCTGATCCTCAAAGAAGCACGTGCCTTGTTTCTGGAAGAAGGGTTTGAGAAAACATCTTTGCGTAAAATAGCAGAACGCATCGAGTACAGTCCTACGACTATCTATTTATATTTTAAGGACAAAAATGAACTGTTCCTTGCTCTCCACGAAGAGTCTTTCCAACGATTTTTCAGTGCGTTGTCTTCAGTGGCATCCGTACCCGATCCTTTTGAACGACTCACTGCGTTGGGTAGAGCATATATCGAATATGGCATCAACAATCCTGAAGAGTACGATCTCAAATTTTTACTAAAAGCACCGCTGGAAGCACTCCAGTTTCGACATGAAGTATGGTGTGATGGGCTCAAAGCTTTTGAACTCGTCAAGTCTATGGTACAGGATTGCAAAGATCACGGTTATTTCAAGCCTGATCTCAGTGTGGAAGCGACTGCTACTATGTTATGGGCCCAGGTTCACGGACTGGTCACACTTTACCTGCGCGACAGGCTCGAAATGTTTGAGAATAAGGATATCAAGCGCATCGTCGAAGAATCTTACGACGCTTTTATTAAATTTTTAAAATGTTATAGATAG
- a CDS encoding TolC family protein, whose translation MHTSTTLASYVIVLLLALTQNLPGQVLNDPLNEYIRLALEHNGSIKEQQAWVNEKKAGVAVAKKLWSPEISFGGNYTLAAGGRSIGFPIGDLLNPINSELNRITQTSRFPTLENQKIQFLPNNFYDLRARLTQPILRPEIKTNQLLKEEQVHQQEIQTRITGRDLIRDVKKAYYQYIQAGKMIDILKQSLVILDESERISRSMITNGVALPSSILRLQAERSKINTQIFSAQNQQKDAKEYFNYLVGRSAGEDIDLIPLVSLPDPAMYSEEIKTEELHTIDQGLRMQQLALDLQKKYHAPRLGAQLDVGSQNFNFQWGGYVLAGLQLDIPLWNNKKNEAQQSEVIAGMQAISEKKKYVSEGISLLLQQARRQLITAIDQYQSYTPLLDMSKRYYYEILKKFKEGQANPAELIDAQSQITFADLQQNVSLYQAWINAAELERLTLDKQ comes from the coding sequence ATGCATACATCTACCACGCTGGCAAGTTATGTGATCGTGTTGCTCCTGGCACTCACCCAAAACCTTCCAGGCCAGGTCCTCAACGATCCTTTGAATGAATACATCAGGCTAGCCCTCGAACACAATGGCAGTATCAAAGAACAACAGGCATGGGTCAACGAAAAAAAAGCAGGAGTGGCTGTTGCAAAAAAACTCTGGAGCCCTGAGATAAGTTTTGGAGGCAATTATACACTGGCTGCAGGAGGCAGGAGTATAGGGTTTCCCATTGGAGACCTCCTCAACCCCATCAACAGCGAATTGAACCGCATCACCCAAACATCCAGGTTCCCTACATTGGAAAATCAGAAAATCCAGTTTCTGCCAAACAATTTTTATGATCTGAGAGCACGCTTGACTCAGCCGATCCTGCGTCCCGAAATCAAAACCAATCAACTCCTCAAAGAAGAGCAAGTACACCAACAGGAGATACAAACCCGTATCACTGGCCGGGACCTCATTCGCGATGTAAAAAAAGCTTATTACCAATACATCCAGGCTGGTAAAATGATCGACATACTCAAACAAAGCCTCGTCATCCTGGATGAAAGTGAAAGAATCAGTCGCAGTATGATCACCAATGGAGTAGCCCTCCCTTCATCCATCCTGAGGCTCCAAGCAGAAAGGTCCAAAATCAATACCCAAATCTTCTCAGCTCAAAACCAACAGAAGGATGCAAAAGAATATTTCAATTACCTGGTAGGCAGGAGTGCTGGCGAAGACATAGACCTCATACCGCTGGTCAGCCTCCCTGATCCTGCCATGTACAGCGAAGAAATAAAAACGGAAGAACTCCACACCATTGACCAAGGCCTGCGCATGCAACAATTGGCCCTCGACTTGCAAAAAAAATATCATGCTCCGCGTCTTGGAGCCCAACTGGATGTAGGATCACAAAATTTTAATTTTCAATGGGGAGGTTATGTACTGGCGGGTCTGCAGCTGGATATCCCCCTGTGGAATAACAAGAAAAACGAAGCTCAACAATCAGAAGTGATCGCCGGTATGCAAGCCATCAGCGAAAAGAAAAAATACGTGAGTGAAGGCATTTCTCTGCTACTACAACAAGCGCGACGACAATTGATCACTGCCATCGATCAGTACCAATCCTATACCCCCCTGCTCGACATGTCCAAACGATATTATTACGAAATTCTCAAAAAATTTAAAGAAGGTCAGGCCAATCCTGCCGAGCTGATCGATGCTCAATCGCAGATCACTTTTGCCGATTTACAACAGAATGTATCCTTGTACCAGGCCTGGATCAATGCCGCCGAACTGGAGCGCCTCACCCTGGACAAACAATAA